In Octopus bimaculoides isolate UCB-OBI-ISO-001 chromosome 14, ASM119413v2, whole genome shotgun sequence, the following are encoded in one genomic region:
- the LOC106884023 gene encoding zinc finger protein OZF, with amino-acid sequence MNHMIPSNIPNFDLVDSIHGVERSHSCEICGKGFTCYDNLEQHKGTHQMDKAFNCDTCGKVFSQEYHLKQHQMIHTREKPLKCNICGSIFSRNGDLTRHMRTHRVPITTTFSSSSVSCNHQRTDKSFKCHICGCIFSRNGNLTRHMRTHVNTTTHSHMSNTTIYQHHLAEKNFKCSICGCAFSRKGDLTRHFRSHDAVIIPRSNAPTNVSNMQKYQSPKNPFNCKACWKAFTEHSDGEVHERIHAALLPFKCGICGKAFHDNSTLERHRRTHTNEKMFSCDICLKSFTQKSSLKLHKRTHTGERPFKCNICGFAFSRKDHLERHQKTNNGDRKLSCVPQHLQRSPRQQQQQQQAIQSTQNQQFIDIHQSQLNVSQSQTSQQQSQTSQLANISPQQQDLQKNTQHTNMSSHQNSQHTDMPQSISQPSDIPQAPQHADLPQSQQGSQHTDLPPPQGSQDSDLTPSQQPNSQVPDMPTPQPDSQHTDVPHYMNI; translated from the coding sequence ATGAATCATATGATACCATCAAATATTCCTAACTTTGACTTGGTTGATTCTATTCATGGTGTAGAACGGTCACatagttgtgaaatttgtggaaaagGTTTCACTTGTTACGACAACCTTGAGCAACATAAAGGGACCCACCAAATGGACAAAGCTTTTAACTGTGACACATGTGGTAAAGTTTTTAGTCAAGAGTATCATCTAAAACAACATCAAATGATACACACAAGAGAAAAGCCTTTGAAATGTAATATTTGTGGGAGTATCTTTTCTCGTAATGGAGATTTGACACGTCACATGCGAACTCACAGAGTTCCAATAACCACCACTTTCAGCAGTAGTAGTGTTTCTTGTAACCATCAACGTACTGACAAATCTTTTAAATGTCATATATGTGGCTGTATATTTTCTCGAAATGGTAATCTTACACGCCACATGCGAACACATGTTAATACCACAACTCACTCTCATATGAGCAATACTACTATTTACCAACATCATCTAGCTGAGAAGAATTTTAAATGCAGTATCTGTGGCTGTGCTTTTTCTCGTAAAGGAGATCTAACAAGGCATTTTAGAAGTCATGATGCTGTCATTATTCCAAGAAGTAATGCACCTACAAATGTAAGCAATATGCAAAAATATCAAAGTCCTAAAAATCCATTCAATTGTAAGGCTTGCTGGAAGGCTTTCACAGAGCACTCTGATGGTGAAGTGCATGAACGTATACATGCAGCACTACTGCCATTCAAATGTGGAATTTGTGGTAAAGCCTTTCATGATAATAGCACACTTGAACGGCACAGAAGAACtcatacaaatgaaaaaatgttCAGCTGTGATATTTGTCTAAAGTCTTTTACTCAGAAATCATCACTAAAGttgcacaaacgtactcatactggGGAGCGCCCCTTTAAATGCAACATATGTGGTTTTGCATTTTCTCGAAAAGATCATCTTGAGAGGCATCAGAAAACTAATAATGGTGACAGAAAACTGAGCTGTGTCCCTCAACACCTGCAGCGAtcaccacgacaacaacaacaacaacaacaggcaaTTCAATCAACCCAGAATCAACAATTCATTGATATTCATCAGTCTCAGCTGAATGTATCCCAGTCACAAACTTCACAGCAACAATCACAAACTTCACAACTCGCAAATATATCACCTCAGCAGCAAGATctacaaaaaaacacacaacatacaaatatgtCATCCCATCAAAACTCACAACACACAGATATGCCACAATCCATATCACAACCATCTGATATACCACAAGCTCCACAACATGCAGACCTTCCTCAATCACAACAAGGTTCACAACATACAGACTTACCACCACCTCAAGGTTCACAAG